The following coding sequences lie in one Alicyclobacillus curvatus genomic window:
- a CDS encoding transposase: MVVEEGKPAFQVARDLGITANTLYRWISEYKDDPKHPFVGSGHLKPEAQTTRDLERENRELREEVEILKHTYPIS; this comes from the coding sequence CTGGTTGTAGAGGAGGGGAAGCCAGCCTTCCAGGTGGCTCGTGACCTTGGGATCACCGCAAATACGCTCTATCGGTGGATTTCTGAATATAAAGATGACCCAAAACATCCGTTTGTCGGCAGCGGGCATCTGAAGCCGGAAGCCCAGACTACGAGAGATTTGGAGCGTGAGAACCGTGAGCTGCGGGAGGAAGTAGAGATTTTAAAACACACATATCCAATCTCATAA
- a CDS encoding helix-turn-helix domain containing protein produces the protein MDVRRALVVLASAQSMKVPEISDLYHLSKHVRNGLRAFNEDGFPSLKPRYGGGRPRTLTQEQRADIVDLAEIPPKTLGLPFTQWSLSKLRETAEQKGIVKSLSIDTIRVILDEAQIT, from the coding sequence GTGGACGTCCGTCGCGCTCTCGTTGTACTTGCGTCGGCTCAAAGCATGAAGGTACCGGAAATCTCGGATCTCTATCATCTTTCTAAGCATGTCCGGAATGGCCTTCGGGCCTTTAACGAAGATGGATTCCCGTCTCTCAAGCCACGATACGGCGGTGGGCGACCCCGTACCTTGACTCAGGAGCAACGTGCGGATATTGTTGATCTGGCAGAGATTCCGCCGAAGACACTCGGTTTGCCGTTTACGCAATGGTCGTTGTCGAAACTGAGGGAAACAGCTGAGCAAAAAGGCATCGTGAAATCCCTCAGCATTGACACCATCCGAGTTATCCTGGACGAGGCGCAGATTACATAA